ggtcgggattggaccatcatcaagacaggatcgacccacaggtggagcaggtaggtgacttgcaccttcctttttcttacgttgaatcttgaaatattttaacttgagtactatcatattgttagaaccgatattagattgatgaacgcttaaatgttgattaaagattgattagcttcggctaatggcatccgaatggatggccgggacaaaagagtgattagcttcggctaatggcatccaaacggatggccgggacaaagaatgattagcttcggctaatggcgtccgaacggatggccgggacaaaaaaatgattagcttcggctaatggcatccgaagggatggccgggacaaaagaatgattagcttcggctaatggcatccgaaaggatggccgggacaaaggagtgattagcttcggctaatggcatccaaacggatggccgggacaaagaatgattagctttggctaatggcgtccgaatggatggccgagatgaaggactgattagcttcggctaatggcatccaaacggatggatggccgggataaaagagtgattctgctgccgatacagaaatcggcagcgacgcagattccgctgccgattctggatcggcagcgacgcagattctgctgccgatacagaaatcggcagcgacgcagattccgctgccgatacagaaatcggcagcgacgcagattccgctgccgattctggatcggcagcgacgcaactTTCGCCATGGATGGCcgacacaaatgaatgactagttttggcgaatggcatccgaaaacttgtgtatctatatgtactactagttgttgtagcaaatacatgaagaaattataattgttaatgttttatttaattgccaaaccgtGAGTTAtcgttcttattattattaaatatttgcattctcttaaatgtttgtactgctgcagggacttcacaccaacgagatgtctaggaaacccgatacacgggaacctacttttgcaaggaactatgtagatgtatcttaaatcacaatgtattttgtatggatcaatgtactaaatgtataacttttattagatcctttttgtttaaaattgtgatgactattagtaggataagaatgcaaactcatgtccatgtatatattttaatacgaacttcaaatcatgcaacttaatATTATGTGCTTGTGGAAGATTCGCTCTTAAATGAAAtggtgattgtatggattgtatttttgatgatgtgagaattcaagttctttgatttcCGGCACCAtgttgattaaatatatatatatatatataaaaaaaaaaaaaaaaattactgtttgtgttgggcttggaaagccaaGGTTGTTACAGTTATAGTTGCACCCAGACCACCACTACCACCACCACAATCTTTATtgaaatctaaatatttttcgaggatgtttgagagtgtgattgtggttgcttttcaaagtgtttttcactcagaaaagtatgccaataatatatttttttattttttaaaaattatttttgagatcagcacatcaaaaacatattaattcaaaacaatttttttttttcagaaacgCTTTTGAAAAGCACTTCCAAACAACCTTAAACAATtagtataaattttattatcattattgttttgaaaaaatattttattatggaGAAACCTACTAGCATCATTTGATTTGTATATATAacacttcaatatttttatttgtagtgGCGTAATATTATGATCAATATCAATATAAACATGaatttctttatcttcttttacTTCATGCATATTCAAGATATGCATCCTCGATAgatcaacaattatttttattactattattactttttatacTCAACTAATGTAAGTCCATGTCATAAACTTGCTTGCAAATGAACAATAGCTCCATGCAAAACATACTCATAAAAGCAATTTATCATAACATATAAAACAATTCCTTGatgtaaaataatgataagcattttatttcttgcaaaattaaaacaCTAGTTAAACTTGTTATAGTAAATGAATACAAAATTAGAGTTACATGAATAATAACACTAATTTTTAATGAgtgaattttttagattttctcgAAAACAATCTAGATTGTCTCCATGTTCTTATAAACCCATTTGAGTAGAACATTGAAGattcaacaaaaatcaattgaGAAATCCACAAGCTTCACATTAACCCAAGTTTTATGCTATTTCTTTATGTTTAATCTTGTAAGCTAAACAATATTCTAAtgaaacaataacaattaaacaaCCATActcattatttgattatttaagttttaattcGAGAAAACAAGTGAgacgatatatttttttatttactcattctagaaaacaacaatacaaaattttttttcattacccaATGATGCGAACAGATACAAAGAGAATCGAATACAAACtcttaaaactttgatttcgttgaattttaaatttaatctagatttttataaattataacgaGCTTTTGTTTACATTAGAAATTGCTAGGAGGATTGAGTTGTGTTTGtcttttgttagtttttttttttggatataatatataacattagttttattatttggcgtgatttgaaattttttttttgttaatagaatttttttttaatttacaaaacaATGAAGACAAAATGAATTATtacttttaataattatttttgcaattcaaaatgcttagttatttaatcaaatgaaaaatagaagaatttgcatattttagggtttaatttatgttaatcCACTATAGGAAAGCAAAGAGTGTGTAAAATAATGGAAGAAGCTAAAAGGGATGAAGAAGAATCAAAACAGCAACAGATATGGAGTTGGGGGGCAGGAACGGAGGGACAACTAGGCACAGGGAAGCTTGAAGATGAGTATCTCCCTCAACTCCTTCACCTTCCCTTTCTCTCCTCTGCTGAATCCATTTCCACTCTTGCTTGCGGCGGTGCTCATGTTATTGCCTTAACCTCTGGTACCCTCGTTGACTTCTGCATTTTCcctttgaattcttgttatcaAATCacaattaatcaaattcttgTTTGTAGGTGGGAGAGTGTTCACATGGGGCAGGGGCACAACTGGTCAATTGGGTCATGGAGAGATGCTCAACAGCTTACACCCAAAGCCGGTCAGCTCCTTGCAGAGTTATGTCATTACTCAGGTCTCAGCTGGATGGAGCCATTCTGGGTTTGTCTCAGGTTCTTTctcattcatgattataattgTTTCTTCCATCTTTGAGGTTCTGGAAAAATTTAATATCCATTCTATAGTAGAAAACtctgttttaagttttttttggtctttgcCAATTCTCAGACATAGGCTTGCTTTTTACATGCGGGGATGGCTCATTTGGCCAGCTTGGGCAAGGGGATTACAGGTCGCAGAGTACTCCTGTTAAAGTCGACTACTTCActaataattttgttaatcAGATTGCTTGTGGCATGCGCCATTCACTTGTATTGCTTAACGGTAACTGCTGTGGCAAACCTCTTCCTTCATTGCTAATCACAATGTTATAATGCAGAGATGCATCCGTGCTGCGAAGTCAATATCGCTTTAACATATGCTTAAATCACTAAGACTCTTGTTTTTAGAAGGAGCTTAATTTCATTTGTGATATTGCAATCTGGATTGTACCAGGAAATCAAGTTTATGGTTTTGGTTCCGGAAAGCGTGGTCAACTGGGTATCTCCAgagataaaatcaaatcaattaatcTTCCTCAAGTCACTTGTGGGTTAGAAGATGTCCAAATCGTTAGCATCAGTGCAAATGGAGATCACAGTGCTGCAATATCTGGTGAGGGACTGACATACTTTCTATTTCTGACTATTGCAATGAAGGCAGAAAGAAAGTTTCTGGCATAAAAATTTTGGACCATAGGTTCACATACGTATAGAACAGAAAACCATTCATAAACTTTTGTAATGGAAATGGTTTGAGATAACTTAACATGAAATCTTCAAAGACTTGTGAAATATTTTCGTATTGCAAGTTGCATCTATTGGTGGCAATTCATAGCATCTAGTCTCAAGCCGTTTATCATTCTTGTTGATGTTGCATCGTACTGTTCACATCAGCTGATGGTCATTTATACACGTGGGGAAGGGGTTTTGCTGGCGCTTCAGATGCTAACTTTCCTCAGCTTTCACTTTCATCTTTGCGGTGCACCAAAGCTGCTCTTGGATGGAATCATGGCTTACTGTTGACAGGTAAATGCATTTCTTTTCATATCCAATTTCTTTGTTTGTGGTTTAACAACCCCTCATCCCGCTCCTGTCTTCTTAAGATTTTAATGATGATGCGATATCATGAACAGGTGATGAGGAAGTACTTATGCTTGGTGGTAATTACCATGGGGTTCTTTGTGATCTTGAGAAAATGAGTGCAGTGAAGCATCGTCCTGGTAAGCATTTAGATATTCAACCTGCATTagcattgtttttcaaatacatGTGATGAAGTGATGATGATTGCTCTATACCACTTCCAAAACTGGAAGAAAGAACCTTTGGGTTTCCTTGTGTTTACGATGGGTAAGGAGCTTCAGTTTCTATAGTGTAGATGGCAAATTGCCAATACTCTTGTTACTCTGAACTTTTATTATCAAACCACTTAAGCTATGCACACCAAATATTCATCTCATGTGTTAGTTACTGTTAGTTGTCATGTCACCACCTCTCTGTTTCATGTTCCAGAAGATTCACCCGGAACTGCTTTGAATGAAGTAATTGGTCTTGATGGGGTTAAAGTTGTGAAGTTTGCGGCCGGAGCTGAGCACTCTGCTTTAGTGACAGGCAAGCTTATTTACTATGAATTGCTAcccatcttctttttcttatttactGAGTCTTTGTGTCATTTCATTTTGTTgatgacattttaaatttttgttcacAGTGGATGGAGCAGTAAAGACATGGGGTTGGGGTGAACACGGTCAGCTTGGCCTGGGGAATACAAATGATCAAACTATCCCTCAAACAGTCATTCTAGTCCCTGATATTCAGAATAAAGAAGCCTCCTTGAATGTTTACTGTGGTAGTGGTTTTACATTTGCCATAAGGTCACTCTGTCAATCCTGACAATATttcaagaaattgaaaatgttcCTAGGTAGCAAGTGGCATTATCCACACCACTACATGAAAGGATCTTGGGAGTTTAAGTGTCAGATTTCTGTCATTAATGCTCTGAAATATTGATTGGAAGTTCAGTTAAGATTCTGTTGCTCAAGATGCTTGAGAGAACAAATCTACAGAAGTATTAATCCAGAAAACCGAGCAATGAGGTCAATGGATAAGTGTCCTAGAAATGCCCAGCAGTTGTTTCCCATGTAAAGctgtttttcttatttccaATCTGCGGAGAAATGTCTGGTTTGGTATCTTGAATGCCTCCTATCACTGTTTCAACGAACATGATATTGGATCAGATGTTAGTTAACAGCCAGTCTTGGTATCTATCGAACAACACCAGATGTGTTTAAACAATCCCCTAGCAGGTGCAAGACATCTTCTCTAACACTTCTACTGTTTGGATTTTCTTGATGTCTTGACTGATGATTATGATAAGTTTTAAGATGTCATAGTGATGTAGATGAAAAGTTTCAGTTTTAGCATCAATGATATGGGTTTTTATCAACTTGCAGGGGACCATAGCagccatttattttttatattaattgttatttaaagaaaatctcTTTGAGTTGGGATTTAGATGCATATACACATTTTGATAATGACTGCTCTACAATAATGTCAACATAAACTGTGAGACTGACTCATTAAAAAGACGTAATCTTGTAAGCATTGGCTATTCTATTTTTCCTCTCCTTCTATTCTCTGTGTCTTATATGCTTACCCGATTCTATAGTCTTATGAGGTTCATTCGTTTCTGCATCATTCTTCTTTAGTAATAAAATTTAGGATAATGAGATTCAAGTTGTGGATTGTTTTACTCATTCGTTTCTGCATCATTCTTCTTTCGTAATAAAATTtaggatgatgagattcaagTTGTGGATTGTTTTACTACTTATCATGGAACACTCTCCCCTCCTTGTGCATGCCTACTTCATGGTCAtaacactttttatttttatttttatctgaaATCGAAGTTTGAGTTTCCATGTTTCCCATTATTATGCTTCTTTTTACTTGAAGCACCAGATGATTAATCTTGAGCGTCTCCTCTCTCGAATGGATAGCTGacgatatatttatattttcaaaacctaTATTTGACATATTCGagtgctttttattttaatcttgtttGTTGTGTGATTTGCAATTCAGAAGGAAGTCTTATTCTccttttgtgttttcttcttcttctttctaatTTAACTTTCCTTtctatgtggtttttttttttttggcatatttGATTGCTCACAATCctgtattttgttttgaaatgatgGTTAAATGTTAAATTCTTTTCCGTAAGTGTTTCTCTGTGTTTGATTAGCCATGCTATTAGTCCCACTCTACTTCCTGTGAAATGTATGGTTTAGAACATTTGATATTGGCCCAGTTACCGGCAGCCTTTATGTAGCCACTTTGGTTTGGTGCTCTGAAAAAACATCCTAGGAAAGATAATATGATGTTAGACGTTTGGAATCGAATCTCGGGCATGTTCAaggatgttttctttttctccctttGAGCAGCTGTTCCGCATCTGTAATGTCAATCTTGGTTTGACCTGGAGTAACATATTTCAAATGAGAAATAACATATTTACTCTAATACTGAAACTATATGACAAAAGCCTAGCTATTTGCAGAAACAGTACTAGTCCGTGAGTAGAAACAGCTTTAGGCAAGAAGTAGAGCAGCTCCCAGAGGATTCTTGAAGAAAAAACCTTcgatgaaatatattttaatgtaaaatatataattatctagttttatagtaataactataatttttaatctgaTTATTGAATCAGAATGCAATGTTATATGAAGTCTCCTAATATGTTATtctactttaaattaaaatttttaggttAATCGGAGTTTAGAAAGGCATTGCAAAATAGATTAACATAGattatatgaattttgttatttttttttttaacttataaactttttatttggcTAGAATTCTTTTCTCCATGCATTTGTGTATACTTACAAACGCttgaaaataaaggaaatatCACGTAAACAGGACAAGGGACTCTATACGAGGGTTCATTGATTCCTCGGCCCTGGATAATTACTCTCATTCTGATTTCTGTGCTGCAGTCAATGTTTATTCATaccaagaattatatatatatatatatatatatatatatatatatatatatatatatatatatgaattatcaTCCAAGTCACCGTTGAATTtcgatataaaaaaatctctgtCGTTATTTTATCCTTGAGATTTTAATAATCTTAATGACCAATGGTATTGCATCACTCATCAAAACattgtctttttatatatacacagaGTTTTGAATAGTTTGATCCAAATATTTATAGCATGTCTTTCTATACTTAGTCCAACACAGTATACCCCACGATGACGACTCTCTCCGTCTCTGTCTGTCGAATACATCTTCTGTTGATAAAAAGGCCATAAACAAATGCATGgagaaaagaatcctagccaaataggaagaaGTACTAGTCCGTGAGTAGAAACAGCTTTAGGCGTGGAGTAGAGCAGCTCCCAGAGGATTCTTGAAGAAAAACCTTCGATGAACCAGACAAAACAACAAATTAGCATAGCTCATGGAATCCTTGACGTCAAGACGAGGCCAAGGCATAGCCTAAAGCATGTATCCCGGGCTGATAGGTTTATAAAGTCAATCTCGTTTTtacctgaaaaaaaaaggataaattttaGCCCCGGGATATCAAAGAACCACGAGCACTATCTTCGGAAACGTGCCACTTGAATCAATAAGAACAAGAAATTTCTTGATGTTTTGTccgcatttttattttatttaatgcttGTTTTAAAAGAGAATTACAATATTCAAGCACATAGTATTAACAGTTTGATAATATCTTGTTATTCATTACAATTCCAAACCACAGTAGTTCAGAAATCTAATCCTAACACTCTTCATATTGCCCTAAGCGCAACATGAGTGGATCGCCTACATGtcctataattattttatttcaatcttttctatttaataCTGCATCAAGGCAAATCGTAAATCAGTCGTCCAACTGTATAGTAAAactttaattgaattattttggaAAATAATAATCTCCTAGAGTTTAAAAATTCTAAGCCATACCCTCTCATCCTAAAAGAGAAACGATTGAGATAAAATGTCAAGATCAAGATAGAGGTTTGTAAGTATGCATAAAGAAtggtttgtttaaaatataaaattctatttatttttgtgaattataaaaaacttggaatttttttaaaatataataaattaaacatatgaaaaaaatacattatttttttctttttctatatacactaactaataaataataatatagaaaagaaaagaataactTGACCAAATAATTGTAAACAAGCTAGACACTTGATATAGACTGTGTAATAGATAAACAACCAATTACAAAACAATTGTTGATTTAGGCCCATTTGTTAACTTTGCCCTTGCATTAGGTTTCTTATTTTTAAGTACGGCTCGATAGGTTGTTTTGATGACTTGTAAATTCAGAGCTTGGTTCAAGTCAAGTTTACTTTTAAGCCAAGTTATGTgatgaattatttaaaattagatgAGTTAACTGATATAACTCCTGTTAGGATGccattcaagatttttttaaaaaaaatatttttgtttagaataatatcattttcaattttttaacttttttttttcaaataatataattttatttttaaaaaagtaaccCTAAAacttgaatgataaaata
The sequence above is drawn from the Populus alba chromosome 15, ASM523922v2, whole genome shotgun sequence genome and encodes:
- the LOC118035299 gene encoding ultraviolet-B receptor UVR8 isoform X2, with the translated sequence MEEAKRDEEESKQQQIWSWGAGTEGQLGTGKLEDEYLPQLLHLPFLSSAESISTLACGGAHVIALTSGGRVFTWGRGTTGQLGHGEMLNSLHPKPVSSLQSYVITQVSAGWSHSGFVSDIGLLFTCGDGSFGQLGQGDYRSQSTPVKVDYFTNNFVNQIACGMRHSLVLLNGNQVYGFGSGKRGQLGISRDKIKSINLPQVTCGLEDVQIVSISANGDHSAAISADGHLYTWGRGFAGASDANFPQLSLSSLRCTKAALGWNHGLLLTGDEEVLMLGGNYHGVLCDLEKMSAVKHRPDSPGTALNEVIGLDGVKVVKFAAGAEHSALVTVDGAVKTWGWGEHGQLGLGNTNDQTIPQTVILVPDIQNKEASLNVYCGSGFTFAIRSLCQS
- the LOC118035299 gene encoding ultraviolet-B receptor UVR8 isoform X1; translated protein: MEEAKRDEEESKQQQIWSWGAGTEGQLGTGKLEDEYLPQLLHLPFLSSAESISTLACGGAHVIALTSGGRVFTWGRGTTGQLGHGEMLNSLHPKPVSSLQSYVITQVSAGWSHSGFVSDIGLLFTCGDGSFGQLGQGDYRSQSTPVKVDYFTNNFVNQIACGMRHSLVLLNGNQVYGFGSGKRGQLGISRDKIKSINLPQVTCGLEDVQIVSISANGDHSAAISADGHLYTWGRGFAGASDANFPQLSLSSLRCTKAALGWNHGLLLTGDEEVLMLGGNYHGVLCDLEKMSAVKHRPEDSPGTALNEVIGLDGVKVVKFAAGAEHSALVTVDGAVKTWGWGEHGQLGLGNTNDQTIPQTVILVPDIQNKEASLNVYCGSGFTFAIRSLCQS